A single genomic interval of Melanotaenia boesemani isolate fMelBoe1 chromosome 4, fMelBoe1.pri, whole genome shotgun sequence harbors:
- the scrn2 gene encoding secernin-2 isoform X1, with protein MGSAPADSDFLQAEAGMAQAPMSCDCFVSLPPGSRDDHVIFGKNSDRPRDEVQEVAYYPAASHPPGSMLECTYIQIPQVEQTYAVVLSKPAWMWGAEMGANDQGVCIGNEAVWTREPVVPGEALLGMDLVRLGLERGDSAWAALTVITSLLEQHGQGGQCREDPEPFSYHNTFLLVDRNEAWVLETAGRVWVAQKVSEGVKNISNQLTISTEISAEHPELRSVAQAQGWWDGQGEFNFSQVFSPEKPPARMELAKQRYKGGTELLRQHDGSVTAEVMMSILRDKPSGICMDSGGFCTTGSMVSILPRDTSLPCIHFFTATPDPSRSIFKPFIFSDCSTRVVRVVSPQFGPDDPVRKQPRFQSRVDRRHDLYKAHQVALSNMETKPDEALAIYDILRDLESQCLSEISAMLSGEIPGDELGDLFFDCVDTEIKFYQ; from the exons ATGGGCAGTGCACCGGCGGATTCTGACTTTCTGCAAGCAGAGGCTGG GATGGCACAGGCTCCCatgtcatgtgactgttttgtttctttgcccCCTGGCTCTCGAGATGACCATGTGATTTTTGGGAAGAACTCCGACCGTCCCAGGGATGAGGTGCAGGAGGTGGCCTACTACCCTGCAGCATCTCATCCTCCAGGCTCCATGCTGGAG TGCACATACATCCAGATCCCTCAGGTGGAGCAGACCTACGCTGTTGTCCTCAGTAAACCTGCCTGGATGTGGGGTGCTGAAATGGGAGCCAATGACCAAGGAGTGTGTATTGGTAATGAAGCAGTCTGGACCAGAGAGCCTGTGGTCCCTGGAGAGGCTCTGCTGGGCATGGACCTTGTTCG GCTGGGCCTGGAGCGTGGCGACAGCGCCTGGGCAGCGCTGACTGTGATCACCAGCCTCCTTGAGCAGCATGGCCAGGGGGGCCAATGCAGGGAGGATCCTGAACCCTTCAGCTACCACAACACCTTCCTCCTGGTGGATCGCAATGAGGCCTGGGTGTTGGAGACTGCTGGAAGGGTGTGGGTGGCACAGAAAGTGTCAG AGGGTGTGAAGAACATCTCCAACCAGCTGACTATCAGTACTGAGATCTCAGCAGAGCACCCGGAGCTGCGGAGCGTGGCCCAGGCTCAGGGATGGTGGGATGGCCAAGGAGAGTTTAACTTTTCTCAGGTGTTTAGTCCAGAGAAGCCGCCTGCCAGGATGGAGCTGGCCAAGCAGCGCTACAAGGGAGGCACAGAGCTACTCCGGCAGCATGATG GCTCGGTAACAGCAGAAGTGATGATGTCCATTCTGAGGGATAAACCCAGTGGCATTTGCATGGACTCTGGAGGCTTCTGCACCACAGGAAGCATGGTGTCCATCCTACCCAGAGACACCAGCCTGCCCTGCATCCACTTCTTCACTGCCACCCCAGACCCCTCCAG GTCTATATTCAAGCCTTTTATCTTCTCGGACTGTTCCACccgtgtggtgagggtggtctCTCCACAGTTTGGCCCAGATGACCCCGTCAGGAAGCAGCCACGGTTTCAGAGCCGGGTGGACCGCAGACATGACCTGTACAAGGCCCACCAGGTGGCCCTCAGCAACATGGAGACCAAGCCG GATGAAGCTTTAGCCATCTACGACATCCTGCGGGACTTGGAGTCGCAGTGTCTGAGCGAGATTTCAGCCATGCTCAGCGGAGAGATACCGGGAGACGAACTGGGGGACTTGTTCTTTGACTGTGTGGACACAGAGATTAAGTTCTACCAATGA
- the scrn2 gene encoding secernin-2 isoform X2, protein MAQAPMSCDCFVSLPPGSRDDHVIFGKNSDRPRDEVQEVAYYPAASHPPGSMLECTYIQIPQVEQTYAVVLSKPAWMWGAEMGANDQGVCIGNEAVWTREPVVPGEALLGMDLVRLGLERGDSAWAALTVITSLLEQHGQGGQCREDPEPFSYHNTFLLVDRNEAWVLETAGRVWVAQKVSEGVKNISNQLTISTEISAEHPELRSVAQAQGWWDGQGEFNFSQVFSPEKPPARMELAKQRYKGGTELLRQHDGSVTAEVMMSILRDKPSGICMDSGGFCTTGSMVSILPRDTSLPCIHFFTATPDPSRSIFKPFIFSDCSTRVVRVVSPQFGPDDPVRKQPRFQSRVDRRHDLYKAHQVALSNMETKPDEALAIYDILRDLESQCLSEISAMLSGEIPGDELGDLFFDCVDTEIKFYQ, encoded by the exons ATGGCACAGGCTCCCatgtcatgtgactgttttgtttctttgcccCCTGGCTCTCGAGATGACCATGTGATTTTTGGGAAGAACTCCGACCGTCCCAGGGATGAGGTGCAGGAGGTGGCCTACTACCCTGCAGCATCTCATCCTCCAGGCTCCATGCTGGAG TGCACATACATCCAGATCCCTCAGGTGGAGCAGACCTACGCTGTTGTCCTCAGTAAACCTGCCTGGATGTGGGGTGCTGAAATGGGAGCCAATGACCAAGGAGTGTGTATTGGTAATGAAGCAGTCTGGACCAGAGAGCCTGTGGTCCCTGGAGAGGCTCTGCTGGGCATGGACCTTGTTCG GCTGGGCCTGGAGCGTGGCGACAGCGCCTGGGCAGCGCTGACTGTGATCACCAGCCTCCTTGAGCAGCATGGCCAGGGGGGCCAATGCAGGGAGGATCCTGAACCCTTCAGCTACCACAACACCTTCCTCCTGGTGGATCGCAATGAGGCCTGGGTGTTGGAGACTGCTGGAAGGGTGTGGGTGGCACAGAAAGTGTCAG AGGGTGTGAAGAACATCTCCAACCAGCTGACTATCAGTACTGAGATCTCAGCAGAGCACCCGGAGCTGCGGAGCGTGGCCCAGGCTCAGGGATGGTGGGATGGCCAAGGAGAGTTTAACTTTTCTCAGGTGTTTAGTCCAGAGAAGCCGCCTGCCAGGATGGAGCTGGCCAAGCAGCGCTACAAGGGAGGCACAGAGCTACTCCGGCAGCATGATG GCTCGGTAACAGCAGAAGTGATGATGTCCATTCTGAGGGATAAACCCAGTGGCATTTGCATGGACTCTGGAGGCTTCTGCACCACAGGAAGCATGGTGTCCATCCTACCCAGAGACACCAGCCTGCCCTGCATCCACTTCTTCACTGCCACCCCAGACCCCTCCAG GTCTATATTCAAGCCTTTTATCTTCTCGGACTGTTCCACccgtgtggtgagggtggtctCTCCACAGTTTGGCCCAGATGACCCCGTCAGGAAGCAGCCACGGTTTCAGAGCCGGGTGGACCGCAGACATGACCTGTACAAGGCCCACCAGGTGGCCCTCAGCAACATGGAGACCAAGCCG GATGAAGCTTTAGCCATCTACGACATCCTGCGGGACTTGGAGTCGCAGTGTCTGAGCGAGATTTCAGCCATGCTCAGCGGAGAGATACCGGGAGACGAACTGGGGGACTTGTTCTTTGACTGTGTGGACACAGAGATTAAGTTCTACCAATGA